The following coding sequences are from one Spea bombifrons isolate aSpeBom1 chromosome 13, aSpeBom1.2.pri, whole genome shotgun sequence window:
- the ZNF207 gene encoding BUB3-interacting and GLEBS motif-containing protein ZNF207 isoform X2 — protein sequence MGRKKKKQLKPWCWYCNRDFDDEKILIQHQKAKHFKCHICHKKLYTGPGLAIHCMQVHKETIDAVPNAIPGRTDIELEIYGMEGIPEKDMEERRRLLEQKTQDNQKKKNQDDSDYDDDDESGASTSFQQHMQPQQGYMTSMGQTGLHPGMPGAPGMPPGIPPLMPSVPPLMPGIPPVLPGMHHGMMPMGGMMHHHAPGLPPMMAGLPPGVPPPVGPRPGIPSVSQAQPITSPPGIGRLSAPNTSAATLQSVPKPLFPSAGQAQTSMVGPVGTDFKPLNSMPVTGTDPPKPTFPAYTQSTMSTTSTTNSTAAKPASITSKPATLTTTSATSKLIHPDEDISLEEKRAQHPKYQRNLPRPGQASMVNPGVGPMGGMMAPQPGLPPQQPGMRHAIPPHGQFGSPHQGMPGYHPAGMPPYGQGPPMVPQYQGGPPRPLMGIRPPVMSQGGRY from the exons ATGGgtaggaagaagaagaagcagctcAAGCCTTGGTGCTG GTATTGCAACCGTGACTTCGATGATGAGAAAATTCTCATTCAGCACCAGAAAGCGAAGCATTTTAAATGTCACATCTGCCACAAGAAGCTGTACACGGGCCCTGGGCTGGCCATCCACTGCATGCAGGTCCACAAAGAGACTATTGATGCCGTACCCAATGCCATCCCTGGCAGGACGGACATCGAGCTGGAAATCTACGGCATGGAGGGCATTCCCGAGAAAGACATGGAGGAACGCAGGCGGTTACTGGAACAAAAGACACAAG ataaccagaaaaagaaaaaccaggatGACTCCGATTATGACGACGATGATGAGTCTGGCGCGTCCACTTCATTTCAGCAACACATGCAGCCGCAGCAGGGGTATATGACATCCATGGGGCAGACAGGTCTTCACCCTGGTATGCCAGGTGCCCCAGGCATGCCACCAG GCATACCCCCGTTGATGCCATCTGTTCCTCCACTGATGCCAGGAATCCCTCCTGTTCTGCCTGGAATGCATCATGG GATGATGCCAATGGGTGGTATGATGCATCATCACGCCCCAGGGTTACCTCCGATGATGGCTGGTTTGCCCCCAG GTGTTCCGCCGCCTGTTGGACCCCGGCCAGGAATCCCATCTGTTTCTCAGGCGCAGCCCATCACCTCACCGCCGGGTATTGGTAGACTTTCGGCTCCTAACACATCTGCTGCTACCTTGCAGTCTGTTCCCAAACCACTTTTCCCTAGTGCTGGGCAG GCACAAACATCGATGGTGGGACCCGTTGGAACAGATTTTAAACCCTTGAACAGTATGCCAGTCACAGGGACAGACCCGCCAAAACCAACATTCCCGGCTTACACCCAGTCCACAATGTCAACCACTAGTACAACCAATAGCACTGCAGCCAAACCTGCCTCCATAACAAGTAAGCCAGCTACCCTGACCACAACTAGTGCAACCAGTAAGTTGATCCACCCAGATGAGGATATCTCGCTG GAAGAAAAAAGGGCCCAGCATCCAAAGTACCAGCGTAATCTGCCCCGGCCAGGCCAGGCTTCCATGGTTAATCCTGGGGTTGGTCCGATGGGGGGCATGATGGCTCCACAGCCTGGACTTCCTCCCCAGCAGCCGGGAATGAGGCATGCGATTCCCCCTCATG GTCAGTTTGGCAGCCCACACCAAGGAATGCCTGGATATCACCCTGCTGGGATGCCCCCTTATGGACAAGGACCCCCAATGGTTCCACAGTACCAAGGAGGACCCCCACGGCCTCTGATGGGAATCAGACCTCCTGTAATGTCTCAAGGTGGCCGCTATTAA
- the C13H17orf75 gene encoding protein Njmu-R1: MLQAQVSVAESMDGDELRSEDSFVEERPCIHYYALYLYQAGSLSHGAAESDDGSPVCTTRETPPAEGFSLSLVDTNLPAESEPELRSFMAKRLSRGALFVGMGNVVSVELSFAEDAVGCYYCLLRQEQACDPGSRPPEYVVCFLGGPEKGLDLFRLELDKHAERLKAILDPQAAHLDTRVSPHLAGWFAESVLPISRVVTLFQEKLAYLLHAALSSTPVEVKNSDVETENDIFRFLSSASLHGLVQDHGATSLCVTTTEELHKPVTVDCGGSQPRLIHAASNAFCEDWVQVFMNSAGGNPFLFRQKLENFKLKVIQDMNNLKRLLRQADTSHYALFRCYTFLKNCGNGDILLDVVRAEQAENPESSGVVSVLEEFIRDEGFGAQTALSRMNATSKISHFAWGEFTHVGSSSPSAGALCGSNPPPQIQ; this comes from the exons ATGCTGCAGGCTCAGGTCTCTGTGGCAGAATCCATGGATGGAGATGAGCTAAGGAGTGAGGACAGCTTTGTGGAGGAGCGGCCATGTATCCACTACTATGCTTTGTATTTGTACCAGGCTGGGAG CTTGTCGCATGGGGCCGCAGAAAGCGATGATGGGTCCCCTGTGTGTACCACGCGAGAAACGCCTCCCGCTGAGGGCTTCAG CCTGTCGCTGGTGGATACAAACCTCCCGGCTGAGTCTGAACCCGAGCTGAGGAGTTTCATGGCTAAGCGTCTGTCTCGTGGGGCCCTTTTTGTGGGAATGGGGAACGTTGTGTCTGTTGAGCTCAG CTTTGCAGAGGACGCTGTGGGCTGTTACTACTGCCTGTTGCGTCAGGAGCAGGCGTGCGATCCTGGCTCTCGTCCTCCGGAATACGTGGTCTGCTTCCTGGGAGGCCCCGAGAAAGGCCTGGATCT GTTTAGACTGGAACTGGACAAACACGCCGAGCGGCTGAAGGCTATACTGGACCCCCAG GCGGCCCATCTGGATACCCGAGTGTCGCCGCACCTCGCCGGCTGGTTTGCGGAGTCCGTGTTGCCGATCTCCCGGGTGGTCACGCTGTTTCAGGAGAAGCTGGCTTACCTCCTGCACGCT GCACTGAGCTCCACTCCGGTAGAGGTGAAAAATTCAGACGTAGAAACCGAGAACGACATATTCAG GTTCCTGAGTTCCGCCAGTCTGCACGGCCTCGTCCAGGACCACGGCGCGACGTCTCTGTGCGTCACCACGACGGAAGAACTGCACAAACCCGTGACGGTGGACTGCGGAGGGTCCCAGCCACGTCTGATTCATGCAG CGAGCAATGCGTTCTGCGAGGACTGGGTGCAGGTCTTCATGAACAGCGCTGGCGGAAACCCCTTCCTCTTTCGCCAAAAGCTGGAGAATTTCAAGCTAAAG GTTATTCAGGATATGAACAATCTGAAACGGCTGCTTCGCCAGGCAGACACGAGCCACTACGCTCTGTTCCGCTGCTACACGTTTCTGAAGAACTGCGGGAACGGCGACATTCTGCTGGACGTGGTGCGAGCCGAGCAGGCAGAGAACCCCGAGTCCAGCGGCGTGGTCAGCGTCCTGGAGGAGTTCATCCGCGATGAGGGCTTCGGCGCTCAAACTGCTTT AAGCCGCATGAATGCCACGTCTAAAATCTCACACTTTGCGTGGGGAGAATTTACACACGTGGGAAGCTCAAGCCCTTCTGCTGGTGCCCTCTGCGGGTCCAATCCCCCACCACAGATCCAATGA
- the ZNF207 gene encoding BUB3-interacting and GLEBS motif-containing protein ZNF207 isoform X1: MGRKKKKQLKPWCWYCNRDFDDEKILIQHQKAKHFKCHICHKKLYTGPGLAIHCMQVHKETIDAVPNAIPGRTDIELEIYGMEGIPEKDMEERRRLLEQKTQDNQKKKNQDDSDYDDDDESGASTSFQQHMQPQQGYMTSMGQTGLHPGMPGAPGMPPGIPPLMPSVPPLMPGIPPVLPGMHHGMMPMGGMMHHHAPGLPPMMAGLPPGVPPPVGPRPGIPSVSQAQPITSPPGIGRLSAPNTSAATLQSVPKPLFPSAGQMGSQITSSSTTSSNSETLSASSKALFPSTAQAQTSMVGPVGTDFKPLNSMPVTGTDPPKPTFPAYTQSTMSTTSTTNSTAAKPASITSKPATLTTTSATSKLIHPDEDISLEEKRAQHPKYQRNLPRPGQASMVNPGVGPMGGMMAPQPGLPPQQPGMRHAIPPHGQFGSPHQGMPGYHPAGMPPYGQGPPMVPQYQGGPPRPLMGIRPPVMSQGGRY; the protein is encoded by the exons ATGGgtaggaagaagaagaagcagctcAAGCCTTGGTGCTG GTATTGCAACCGTGACTTCGATGATGAGAAAATTCTCATTCAGCACCAGAAAGCGAAGCATTTTAAATGTCACATCTGCCACAAGAAGCTGTACACGGGCCCTGGGCTGGCCATCCACTGCATGCAGGTCCACAAAGAGACTATTGATGCCGTACCCAATGCCATCCCTGGCAGGACGGACATCGAGCTGGAAATCTACGGCATGGAGGGCATTCCCGAGAAAGACATGGAGGAACGCAGGCGGTTACTGGAACAAAAGACACAAG ataaccagaaaaagaaaaaccaggatGACTCCGATTATGACGACGATGATGAGTCTGGCGCGTCCACTTCATTTCAGCAACACATGCAGCCGCAGCAGGGGTATATGACATCCATGGGGCAGACAGGTCTTCACCCTGGTATGCCAGGTGCCCCAGGCATGCCACCAG GCATACCCCCGTTGATGCCATCTGTTCCTCCACTGATGCCAGGAATCCCTCCTGTTCTGCCTGGAATGCATCATGG GATGATGCCAATGGGTGGTATGATGCATCATCACGCCCCAGGGTTACCTCCGATGATGGCTGGTTTGCCCCCAG GTGTTCCGCCGCCTGTTGGACCCCGGCCAGGAATCCCATCTGTTTCTCAGGCGCAGCCCATCACCTCACCGCCGGGTATTGGTAGACTTTCGGCTCCTAACACATCTGCTGCTACCTTGCAGTCTGTTCCCAAACCACTTTTCCCTAGTGCTGGGCAG ATGGGCTCACAGATCACAAGCTCCAGTACAACGTCCTCCAATTCAGAAACTCTCTCAGCATCTTCTAAAGCGCTGTTTCCTAGCACAGCACAA GCACAAACATCGATGGTGGGACCCGTTGGAACAGATTTTAAACCCTTGAACAGTATGCCAGTCACAGGGACAGACCCGCCAAAACCAACATTCCCGGCTTACACCCAGTCCACAATGTCAACCACTAGTACAACCAATAGCACTGCAGCCAAACCTGCCTCCATAACAAGTAAGCCAGCTACCCTGACCACAACTAGTGCAACCAGTAAGTTGATCCACCCAGATGAGGATATCTCGCTG GAAGAAAAAAGGGCCCAGCATCCAAAGTACCAGCGTAATCTGCCCCGGCCAGGCCAGGCTTCCATGGTTAATCCTGGGGTTGGTCCGATGGGGGGCATGATGGCTCCACAGCCTGGACTTCCTCCCCAGCAGCCGGGAATGAGGCATGCGATTCCCCCTCATG GTCAGTTTGGCAGCCCACACCAAGGAATGCCTGGATATCACCCTGCTGGGATGCCCCCTTATGGACAAGGACCCCCAATGGTTCCACAGTACCAAGGAGGACCCCCACGGCCTCTGATGGGAATCAGACCTCCTGTAATGTCTCAAGGTGGCCGCTATTAA